The nucleotide sequence CCCGGCGAGACGGCGACCGCCGACACCACCTCGAGCAGCCTGCGCGGTAGCCCGTCGGCCAGGCGGTACCGGACCAGCCTGCCGTGCCGGTGCGCGGTGACCATGCCGTGCGCGCGGAGCAACCGCAGGGCGTGCGACACCGCCGAGTCGCTCATCCCCACCGCGACCGCCAGGTCGGAGACGCAGAGATCCCCGGCGTGCTGCAGCGCGAGCAGGATGGACAGCCGGTTGACCTCGCCGAGAACGTCCAGGACGGTGGCCGCCTCGGCGACCTTGTCGCCGTCGGACAGCACCGCGACGGCGTCGCAGACCTGGTCCGGGTCGATCACACGAGCGCCGCTGAGTGCCTCCGGAACCTTGTGCACGCTGCCGATGCTAGTCCTACGCCCGCGTTCCCTCCGCCGCCGCGGCCTTCTTCTCGCGTGCCGCGGCCTTGATGGCCTTCTTGGTGTCCCGTACCTCGGTCAGTGTCTGCGCGTCGACGACGTCGGCGGCCGAGAGCCGGGTACCGGATCCGCCGTAGTCTCCCGCGGCCTCCTGCCAGCCGTCCGGGGTCACGCCGTACTGCTTGCCGAGCAACGCCAGGAAGATCTTCGCCTTCTGCTCGCCGTAACCCGGGAGCGCCTTCAGCCTGCGCAGCACCTCGCGGCCGTCCGGCTCGCCGCGGGTCCAGATCGCCTCCGGGTCGCCGTCCCAGTCGTCGACGATCGCGCGGCACATCTCCTGCACCCGCCGGGCCATCGAGCCGCCGTAGCGGTGGATCGCGGGCGGTGTGGTGGCCAGGGTGGCGAACCCCTCCGGGTCGTGGTCGGCGATGACCCGGACGTCGAGCCCACCGAGCCGCTCGTGCAGCTTGAGCGGCCCGCGGAACGCGACCTCCATCTGGATCTGCTGGTCGAGCAGCATGCCGATCAGCAGCGCCAGCGGCTCGCGTTCCAACAGCGCGTCGGCCTCGGGTTCCTGGGCGATGCAGATGCCGGTCATGCCGGAAAGGATGGCACGGGACAATGAGGCGTGCTCCACCCTTCCGAACCCGGCCTCGAACCCGGACATGCCGAGCGTGTGCGCGGCTGTCTGCTCGACGCCGGATACACCCCAGACGGTGTCCGCGCCCTGCTCGGCCGCTCCGCACACGACGCGCTCACCCGTGGCGAGCCGGAGCCGGCCGCCCGGGCCAGCCGCGACGGCGACGAGCTCGGCACGCTGGTCCGGCTCTTCCTGCTGGAGGACACCGAGCCCGAGCCGGCGGTGACGGCGGCGCTCGGCGATCTCGATCCGTTGCTGGCCGGCCGGATCCTGCGCCGCACCCCGGAGGGCATCCGGGCGGCACTCGACGTCCGGCCCTACGGCGAGGGGCCGGGCGACGACGG is from Pseudonocardia autotrophica and encodes:
- a CDS encoding HhH-GPD-type base excision DNA repair protein, which gives rise to MTGICIAQEPEADALLEREPLALLIGMLLDQQIQMEVAFRGPLKLHERLGGLDVRVIADHDPEGFATLATTPPAIHRYGGSMARRVQEMCRAIVDDWDGDPEAIWTRGEPDGREVLRRLKALPGYGEQKAKIFLALLGKQYGVTPDGWQEAAGDYGGSGTRLSAADVVDAQTLTEVRDTKKAIKAAAREKKAAAAEGTRA
- a CDS encoding ArsR/SmtB family transcription factor, translating into MHKVPEALSGARVIDPDQVCDAVAVLSDGDKVAEAATVLDVLGEVNRLSILLALQHAGDLCVSDLAVAVGMSDSAVSHALRLLRAHGMVTAHRHGRLVRYRLADGLPRRLLEVVSAVAVSPGQLHAHGGADTEPAVDRSDSA